A genomic region of Rhipicephalus sanguineus isolate Rsan-2018 chromosome 1, BIME_Rsan_1.4, whole genome shotgun sequence contains the following coding sequences:
- the LOC119378910 gene encoding NPC intracellular cholesterol transporter 2: MESRCQLLLAALMLSTVACAVGDWPRCASPDGTIVSFHVDGCKEPDICVLKKGTEANVTIVFKSNVASNGVTVKVHGLIHKVPLPFPLPQSDACQCGVACPIKAGASYTYRGSFPVRPSYPSLSLDVKWELLDDNGNDLTCQLIPIQIES, from the coding sequence ATGGAGTCCCGCTGTCAGCTGTTGCTCGCTGCTCTGATGCTTTCAACAGTCGCGTGCGCAGTGGGCGACTGGCCGCGGTGTGCATCGCCGGACGGCACCATCGTCAGCTTCCACGTCGACGGCTGCAAAGAGCCCGACATTTGCGTTCTGAAGAAAGGTACCGAGGCCAACGTGACCATCGTCTTCAAATCCAACGTGGCCAGCAATGGCGTCACGGTCAAGGTGCACGGCTTGATCCACAAGGTACCCCTTCCGTTCCCGCTGCCGCAGTCGGACGCCTGTCAGTGCGGCGTGGCGTGCCCAATCAAGGCAGGGGCTAGCTACACCTATCGCGGCTCGTTCCCCGTCAGACCTTCGTACCCGTCCCTCTCGCTCGACGTCAAGTGGGAGCTGCTCGACGACAACGGCAATGACCTCACCTGCCAGCTGATCCCCATTCAGATCGAGAGCTGA
- the LOC119378908 gene encoding uncharacterized protein LOC119378908 has product MGSSPGTRACYAAAGIFTLSGFLLSGASVAIVMMIVRDDKLDEQLWTAAVLVVGVSFGVLCLGILVCACAMCKRMAASQAALDKAEAVREQGAKRRLSPATFPAGHAAAVRVWSTAGSLDPLLPGQVAATESPSEAEDDEQPREDAA; this is encoded by the coding sequence ATGGGGAGCAGCCCGGGCACACGCGCCTGCTACGCGGCGGCCGGCATCTTCACACTGTCGGGCTTCCTGCTGTCCGGGGCCAGCGTGGCCATCGTCATGATGATTGTGCGCGACGACAAACTCGACGAGCAGCTCTGGACGGCTGCTGTTCTCGTAGTGGGCGTCAGCTTCGGCGTGCTCTGCCTCGGTATCCTGGTGTGCGCCTGTGCCATGTGCAAGCGCATGGCCGCCAGCCAGGCGGCGTTGGACAAGGCCGAGGCCGTGCGCGAGCAGGGGGCCAAACGGCGGCTGTCGCCGGCCACCTTCCCGGCCGGACACGCGGCAGCTGTGCGCGTCTGGAGCACAGCTGGTTCGCTGGACCCGCTGCTGCCCGGTCAGGTCGCGGCCACCGAGAGCCCCTCCGAGGCCGAGGACGACGAGCAGCCCCGCGAGGATGCCGCCTAG